TCCGAAACGAGTATTGCGCAAGTCATCTTATCATGTTGAACCTTATCCAACCAACAGATCCAGACCATTTCAAGGTGGTGGAAGAGCTCCACCACAATGATCTCGTGATTATCAAGAGAGAGGACAGTCATCCCAAAGACTTAGAAGCTGTCAAGACAAAGCACCAATTCCGGAATATACTCTGACTATAGACCCTGTTGAAGTGGTTGTTGTGATGAAAGGCACGAGAAATAAAGTCAAGTGGCCTAGAAAGATTCAAAAGCCAGAAGCTCTGAAAGATATGACTAAATGGTGTGAATTTCATAGCGATCACGGACACACCACAACTGAATGTATAACACTCAAGTTTGAAGTTGCAGGACTCCTTCACCGAGGACAACTACACAATTTCCTTTCTGATAAAGGCAAAGCAACCATAGCAGAAGGGGACAAAAGACAAGAAAATCCACCTGAACCCCCTCAAAATGCAAGGACCGTAAATGTGATTTCAGGAGGATCAGAAGTTAGTGGTATTACGTATTCAACAGATAAATGTCATGCACGTGAACCCGTCAACAACCAAGGAATGCCTAGAAAGCCAGAAACAGTCGCTGGACAAACCATCTGCTTTGTCAATAATGAAGCCACAGATTTGCTTAACCCTCATCACGATGCTTTAGTCATTTCATTATATATTGCAAATTGTGTTTATTAAACATGTATTGATCGATAATGGAAGTTCTGCTAACATTTTATTCCTCAATGCTCTCAGGGACATGGAAGTGGATGAGTCAACAATCATCCGAAAATCTACAGTCCTAATCGGGTTCAGTGGTGAGTAGAAGCACTCGATTAGAGAAATCAACCTACATGTTTGGGCAGAAGGAGTAAACCTCCAGACCAAGTTCATTGTTGTTGATTTCCCTTCTTCATACAATGCCATCCTTGGCCGACCATGGATCCATGGGAAGAAAGCTGTGCCATCCACATACCACATAATGGTAAAATTTCCAACACCATGGGGGAGTAAAACAGATATCGGGGGCACAAAAAACAGCGCGAGACTGTTATCAAAGCACTTTGAAAGAAAAACAACCCACCTTATAGCAACTACAACAATCAAGTACAATGATTGCCCCAGATGAGCCTAAAATGGAGGAGCTTGATGAAGTGAGCATTAGCAAGGAATTCCCAGAGCACAAAGTTCAAATTGGAGCCAAACTCACACCAGAACTATAAGCCAGATTGATCGAATTTCTTATTAAGCACCATGACTGCTTCGCTTGGTCTCACAAAGATATGACACGTATAGACCCTAACATTGTTATGCATAAGTTGCAGGTAGACCCTGACTTCCCTCCAGTCAAGCAGAAAAGAAGGAAGTTTGCTCTGGAACGTAACAGAGTGATCAACAAAGAAATTCAAAAGCTCGTCGACATCGGATCAGTTCATAAGGTCAATTATCCAGACTGGTTGACCAATGTAGTTGTAGTTCGAAAAaagaatggaaagtggaggattTGCATTGATTTCATAGActtcaacaaggcatgccccaaagattCATTCCCGCTCCCACACATCGACATGCTTGTTGATGCCACAGCCGGACATGAGctcctaagcttcatggatgcatttTCCGGTTACAACCAGATCCTTATGCAACCAGATGACCAAGAGAAGACAACATTCATCATAGAGCGGGGAACCTTCTATTACAAGGTCATGTCATTTGGACTTAAGAATACTGGTGCAACATATCAGAGGTTGGTTAATCTGATGTTCGCAGACATGCTAGGAAAGTCAATGGAAGTATATATtgacgacatgctcgtcaagtctcTAGCAGCAGCAGACCACCTCGATCATCTCAAACAATCATTCTAGGtacttaaaaaatataatatgaaaGTCAACCCTGCCAAGTGTTCTttgttatattaatttaaataatataatgttagattaaataatgtgacataatgtgatttgtcacacaaatgtgatttttcacaccttgtaacatattattgagagtcacaaaattggacacatgtatgtgcccaaatgtgacatattttgaagttacaaacttgtaactcccaaatattacccaataatgtgtagatttgatattacacattttgatttgaatttcttaaagatatatgtgaaatatggctgttagagatgtgattttaactcccataatgtgtatggaagttacaaaatcaagtgggaatgaatttggaacgttttggcaaatttggaaaattggttgctgaaaaaacgacttaggccgctgcctatgtttttcaggccgcgacctaagaggcaaaaataggcTAAATCACACCGTAGGCCgcggctcgtgtttttcaggccgcggcctgagcggctgacaacattttccaacttcggtttttatccaattttgaacgtttccaacagccaagtaactcccaaatctctattttaattccataaaacatccaattaatcattggtaacagccatgagggttggtggaatttgaaattcaaagggtgtctcaaaactctataaataggagcctaatgctcacttgtaagatacaccatttttcatccacaaagcacttggctgaaaaatacaccaaaaggcttgataattccagagagctatttcctagagagatcccttagtgcttagagaatagggtgaaataagcttttggacaaaggtcttgaaccttgttcaagttggtgatccccactactctacactttggttgtgtgagagtttgtttgtgttttcattcttttgttcttcttatttacttgtattgttatagtattgagtttgtaatcttcctcttctacatctttttatttacttgtattttgagcaattgagttgtaatacttatttaatcaatattatcttgtccattatatttttgcatagagttgtatttttggtttttccacttttccattgagcaataaaataatattctctaacaatcaaaagcttaagttccttttcaatggaaggagaaaccatagagatcttgtgaggatccaactttgaaaagatggtaagataaggtaatgctcttatttggttttcttagaagatctaatgattttcatatagtgatagaaatgagaagaagaaaagtttataaatgagattcattgttttctaatctcctttgttttttagtggttagattagaagataatataatatcttgagttttttttatatgtgattaacttgtaaataatctagtagattattgggtagtatgctagcatgtcatagaacttattttgtgttaatgggaaattattagaatgacaactatgagtttatatgacatgtataaatatattg
This genomic interval from Humulus lupulus chromosome 8, drHumLupu1.1, whole genome shotgun sequence contains the following:
- the LOC133795609 gene encoding uncharacterized protein LOC133795609 produces the protein MTKWCEFHSDHGHTTTECITLKFEVAGLLHRGQLHNFLSDKGKATIAEGDKRQENPPEPPQNARTVNVISGGSEVSGITYSTDKCHAREPVNNQGMPRKPETVAGQTICFVNNEATDLLNPHHDALVISLYIANCVY